One Pseudorasbora parva isolate DD20220531a chromosome 4, ASM2467924v1, whole genome shotgun sequence genomic region harbors:
- the LOC137073712 gene encoding deoxynucleoside triphosphate triphosphohydrolase SAMHD1-like — translation MLQSKRKMSGTDEANFEGTVEALKTLYSKDTTDATKRKRIHGELLNIEDKYSLSLPTEVKVVNDSVHGHIELHPLLVKIIDTPQFQRLRNIKQLGAGYWVFPGASHNRFEHSIGVAHLAGCLVKSLQEKQPELHINNRDVLCVQIAGLCHDLGHGPFSHLFDLQFLPEVRPDLKWKHEKGSVDMLEFLIKENGLQPQMKDYGLNEIIQNNPNENDLSFIKELIKGVDTSKREWSMKGRTEDKAFLYEIVANERNKIDVDKWDYFARDCHHLGISKSFDHQRLLKFARVCKVEIKDETKDGKTRLSICYRDKEASNILDMFRTRYTLHRQAYQHKTVNIIEIMIKEALVSANDHFQISEAVHDMGEYTKLTDNILEKMLHPEYDYKNILKNAQRNLNDKKPDVTKIIRETAVKLQKGADKLKKAAEELQKGAEKLEKAEEELQKGAEKLEKDKKKARKMLQAVQEILQPEDLQDAREKVMKILKRDLPKCLGEVKLKKSPEVKDDWKKAVEKKTDLKAEDFVVDVCSNINL, via the exons ATGCCACAAAGAGAAAAAGGATCCATGGAGAGTTGCTAAACATTGaagataaatattcattgagCCTTCCTACTGAAGTGAAG GTTGTAAATGACTCTGTTCATGGTCACATTGAGCTGCACCCCCTGCTGGTGAAGATCATTGATACGCCTCAGTTTCAGAGACTCCGTAACATCAAACAGCTCGGAGCGGGATACTGGGTCTTTCCTGGGGCCTCACATAACCGCTTTGAACACTCCATTGG TGTGGCACATTTAGCAGGATGTCTGGTCAAGAGTCTGCAAGAGAAACAACCAGAGCTACACATTAACAACCGAGATGTTCTTTGTGTTCAAATCGCTGGTCTCTGCCATGACTTAG GTCACGGTCCGTTCTCTCATTTGTTTGATCTGCAGTTCCTTCCTGAAGTCAGGCCTG ATCTGAAATGGAAG CATGAAAAAGGCTCAGTTGACATGTTGGAGTTCTTGATAAAAGAGAATGGACTGCAACCGCAGATGAAAGATTATGGACTGAATGAAATAATCCAAAATAATCCAAATGAAAATGACCTTTCATTTATTAAAGAATTAATTAAGGGTGTGGATACTTCAAAGAGAGAG TGGTCAATGAAGGGCAGGACTGAGGACAAGGCTTTCCTGTATGAGATTGTGGCAAATGAACGGAACAAAATTGATGTGGACAAATGGGATTATTTTGCACG AGACTGTCATCATCTTGGCATCTCAAAGAGCTTTGACCATCAGCGGCTGCTGAAGTTTGCTCGAGTGTGTAAGGTGGAAATAAAGGATGAAACAAAGGATGGAAAAACGAGACTGTCTATCTGCTACAGGGACAAG GAGGCAAGTAATATTCTTGACATGTTTCGCACCCGATACACACTTCATCGCCAGGCCTACCAGCACAAGACTGTCAATATCATCGAAATCAT GATTAAAGAAGCGCTGGTAAGTGCTAATGACCATTTCCAGATCTCTGAAGCAGTACATGATATGGGAGAATACACCAAACTCACAG ATAATATTCTTGAGAAAATGTTACACCCTGAGTATGATTACAAAAATATACTCAAAAATGCCCAAAGAAATCTTAATGACAAAAAACCAGATGTGACCAAAATAATACGTGAGACTGCTGTAAAACTCCAAAAAGGTGCAGACAAACTTAAAAAAGCTGCAGAGGAACTCCAAAAAGGTGCAGAAAAACTTGAAAAAGCAGAAGAGGAACTCCAAAAAGGTGCAGAAAAGCttgaaaaagacaaaaaaaaagcacGAAAAATGCTTCAGGCTGTCCAAGAAATCCTTCAGCCAGAAGATCTTCAGGATGCTAGAGAAAAAGTGATGAAGATTCTCAAAAGGGACCTGCCAAAATGTCTGGGAGAGGTCAAACTGAAGAAGAGCCCAGAG GTAAAGGATGACTGGAAGAAAGCAGTGGAGAAAAAAACAGATCTGAAGGCCGAAGATTTTGTGGTTGATGTATGTTCaaatataaatctttaa